The following are encoded together in the Babylonia areolata isolate BAREFJ2019XMU chromosome 18, ASM4173473v1, whole genome shotgun sequence genome:
- the LOC143292583 gene encoding major facilitator superfamily domain-containing protein 6-like protein B: MERPVNLLRATTTCNAFYIVFSAAKAALLPFLTLLFRLLGLDAMQTGIVMAAKTLTGFVWAPLWARCAVTYNKRRVVLLFSLLMMATMYLSFTAVYYKVAPALPLCHSPTLQDHHHGNTSLFPPSNLTHTHTTTQPSVDGGDALPSPHQPTHSQGQTSAAQAVTQAVTPGSQRDTTLHVPPSPSPSPSPSPHRANITMPHPPSTTTNALATESSSTDRQPSAAMTDLVKIVREIEQHTGQSVKELVESRQLSLEDLFNQARKVDPDITKEGMEKVLDQIEKGSVDSRIPAKRSANRVARNLNVTFLNNLKDGFSALTATLAESKLLLFLIVLLIVIFGEFFSSPVEKIADDAWFDFLERIDDMEKYGRQRYWGSLTFALVPIVVTCLVDYTPCRLVLNLHHFLLHLLVFGIFMVLTLLLACYFPMPPPLKHKYGSKVAKGLRVICCDSRGFLFTVSLLVAGAVYASFHNFLFWHLQDLGSGEVTMGLCVSIAAFAETPMLVVSNKLVRKLGHGGTVSLCLGVLAVRVLYYGFLWTPWAVLPMEVTNAFTHTALWYAVLSYDEFNMGSAMDRSIRSILSSMYFGLGFSLGSFVSGVVYHTYSAPVLFWGASVLSAAWCLLHCLVHCCLPKKERVKYIKLLRKDDEDTSEGDDDWLEMALKDQ, from the coding sequence ATGGAGCGACCGGTCAACCTGCTGAGAGCCACCACCACCTGCAATGCTTTCTACATAGTGTTCTCTGCTGCCAAGGCCGCCCTCCtgcccttcctcaccctcctgtTCCGCCTGCTGGGACTGGATGCCATGCAGACAGGCATCGTCATGGCCGCCAAGACCCTGACAGGGTTTGTGTGGGCCCCGCTGTGGGCGCGCTGTGCTGTCACCTACAACAAGCGTCGCGTGGTGCTGCTCTTCTCTCTGCTCATGATGGCCACCATGTACCTGTCCTTCACTGCTGTCTACTACAAGGTGGCCCCCGCTCTGCCCCTCTGTCATTCTCCCACCCTCCAGGACCATCACCACGGCAacacctccctcttcccaccctccaacctcacccacactcacaccactaCTCAGCCctctgttgatggtggtgatgcacTTCCCTCCCCTCACCAACCTACCCACAGCCAGGGGCAGACAAGTGCAGCACAGGCTGTAACACAGGCTGTGACTCCAGGGTCACAGCGCGACACCACTCTCCatgtccctccatctccctctccatctccctctccctctccacaccgtGCCAATATTACTatgccacacccaccctccaccaccaccaatgcccTTGCAACTGAATCttcctccacagacagacagccatctgCAGCAATGACAGACCTGGTGAAGATAGTGCGCGAGATAGAACAACACACTGGACAGTCCGTCAAAGAACTTGTGGAGAGTAGACAGCTGTCTCTTGAAGACCTGTTTAATCAGGCTAGAAAGGTTGATCCTGACATCACAAAGGAAGGCATGGAGAAAGTGCTGGATCAGATTGAAAAGGGATCAGTAGACAGCAGGATTCCTGCCAAACGCTCAGCCAACAGAGTAGCCAGAAACCTGAACGTTACCTTTCTCAACAACTTGAAAGACGGATTCAGTGCACTGACTGCCACCCTTGCAGAGAGCAAGCTCCTTCTGTTTCTTATTGTTCTGCTCATCGTCATATTTGGTGAGTTTTTTAGTTCCCCAGTGGAGAAGATAGCTGACGATGCTTGGTTTGATTTCCTGGAGAGGATTGATGACATGGAGAAGTACGGGCGGCAGCGTTACTGGGGCTCCCTGACCTTTGCCCTGGTGCCCATCGTGGTGACATGCCTGGTGGACTACACGCCCTGCCGCTTGGTGCTGAACCTGCACCACTTCCTGCTGCACCTGCTTGTGTTTGGCATCTTCATGGTGCTGACGCTGCTGCTGGCCTGCTACTTCCCCATGCCCCCGCCCCTCAAGCACAAGTACGGCAGCAAGGTGGCTAAAGGGCTGCGCGTCATCTGCTGCGACAGCCGAGGCTTCCTGTTCACGGTGTCGCTGCTGGTGGCGGGTGCGGTGTATGCTTCATTCCACAACTTCCTGTTTTGGCACCTCCAGGACCTGGGCAGTGGGGAGGTGACCATGGGGCTATGCGTGTCCATTGCCGCCTTCGCTGAGACCCCCATGCTGGTGGTGAGCAACAAGCTGGTGCGCAAGCTGGGTCACGGGGGCACGGTGTCCCTGTGCCTGGGAGTGCTGGCTGTGCGGGTCTTGTACTATGGCTTCCTGTGGACGCCCTGGGCCGTGCTGCCCATGGAGGTGACCAacgccttcacacacactgctctgtggTACGCTGTGCTCAGCTACGATGAGTTCAACATGGGTTCTGCCATGGACCGCAGCATTCGTTCCATCCTGTCGTCCATGTACTTTGGCCTGGGCTTCTCCCTGGGCTCCTTCGTGTCGGGCGTGGTGTACCACACATACAGTGCCCCCGTGCTGTTCTGGGGCGCCAGCGTGCTGTCTGCAGCCTGGTGCCTGCTGCACTGCCTGGTCCACTGCTGCCTGCCCAAGAAGGAGCGCGTCAAGTACATCAAGCTGCTGAGGAAGGACGACGAGGACACTTCTGAAGGGGATGACGACTGGCTGGAGATGGCCCTTAAAGATCAGTGA